The following coding sequences lie in one Treponema sp. OMZ 790 genomic window:
- a CDS encoding RHS repeat domain-containing protein: MKPKLFIYSQPNYLIRTAIAREQKQFIKIAFAVHLSAVISAERYRSDSVALKSAVFNFVFFIMLKNKIEQSAKTNSLLDSPTDRTFENRRSRYKEPSKNKAEAYRVYVELILRSDAGDARIFSKEQEYTTYYTYEDGYYNRAEKEFYGFKTVRSKNAIGTVTETEYYIDSYYRKGMVKREIVQNGSTIYSIKEYETDAAPHARIKKETTTIRENYNEIKTESEYDYDKYGNVTKLYDKGDVTNTNDDLIAEITYWKGGREEAYFKAHPEKIHVLHGKTGTLLRKREGAYDSRTGALTELKQYTSHGAYLVNRIEWTDEGNIKAVTSPTGKRAEYKYLDGIYPIEIKEISSKGDKSYTSKIEWDRILGVKLKETDAANNTMSYKYDNFGRVTEVRSPYDTSETPYAKYTYITPSSSFWYTVTENKISTEAKDSGVMKTIVIHDGLGRISYTAKEGEVYIDGTNDQTQTGWNISSTIHYDKAGRKSEEGMPFFYGGDLENNLKTISSYQAIEQFYELNDFTKIRNGTKYEYDDIDRNILTTLPDGHKQKTEYSIDSSLQITKTTDPKENISISKKDARGNIREVERLDKNNTILTKARYEYSVLGEMLRAYDANENLLSVSYDLLGRRTALESKDTGKKEWIYDDKGRLQAETDSVLKNKAAEIRYEYDGFDRILKTDYPFSQDIEYKYGEPEQKGAGRVIYKKDETGETKYKYGYLNEVTSETRTINRYGAGSSPETASFEYRSDYLGRMQSMKYPDGEVITYTYDAGGQLKGVSGAKTTNKGSIKYSYVDKILYDEHSQRVYIKYGNGVETRYKYDEKRRWLDTIETKNNQTQDIFQKIKYSFDPVGNVLGYNNDASTYETKQTYSYDNLYQLISVEGTSNQYKAKKSSGTTPVSIAKYRQTFAFDGIGNMKEKISTTNIPGAQGNSYPKAELDYSLQYEYDPAYAHRLIKAGNRYYRYDANGNITAEKDGPFTDEEEFVFTYSYFEEQDVYGADYGFGLDAPKETEQSNPQDLFAYRRNYTWNERNLLTKSSDRNYTVHYRYGEDGQRALKYTDEGRSETLYFNNFFTIHIPTQDQNNPQGLRVHKHIFVGNSRLVTAMTHTDNQGDNEEQKVKRYYYHSDHLGSAQFVTDWRGKQYEHIEYTPYGELWIEEVAVGLDKLPFRFTGKELDEETGLYYYGARYLDPKYSRWLSGDPALNDYIPKAPINDEAKKHNDNLPGMGGVFNTVNLHVYHYAENNPVKYTDPDGKQTATAILNAKWKCLVQNLNQYIEMKHQVQDKIIKINHEINRKKGEIYDIAFNSVYKEINDFVNFYDIFDNSINAAMSNSGSFNMMLIAFLINIDVDALSGYLVDAYYAENMQTTGNEVNTSIFTKLMEIREMKAINASNKAELDNIEIEIADIKKKINELKLGDY, translated from the coding sequence ATGAAACCAAAACTTTTCATTTATTCACAACCCAACTATCTCATTCGGACAGCGATTGCAAGGGAGCAAAAGCAATTTATAAAAATTGCTTTTGCTGTACATCTTTCCGCAGTAATTTCTGCGGAAAGATACCGAAGCGACAGCGTAGCCCTAAAAAGCGCGGTGTTCAATTTTGTTTTCTTCATAATGCTAAAAAACAAAATTGAGCAGTCCGCCAAAACAAACTCATTACTAGACAGCCCCACTGACAGGACTTTTGAAAATAGGCGGAGCAGATACAAAGAGCCTAGTAAAAATAAAGCGGAGGCGTATCGGGTATACGTCGAGCTCATTTTGCGTAGCGACGCAGGAGATGCCCGCATATTTTCAAAAGAACAAGAGTATACAACCTATTACACCTACGAAGACGGCTATTATAACAGAGCCGAAAAAGAATTCTACGGCTTTAAAACGGTAAGAAGTAAAAACGCAATAGGCACTGTAACTGAAACGGAATACTACATAGACTCCTACTACCGAAAAGGCATGGTAAAACGCGAGATAGTACAAAACGGAAGCACCATCTACTCAATAAAAGAATACGAAACCGATGCAGCACCCCATGCAAGAATAAAAAAAGAAACTACTACTATACGAGAAAACTACAACGAAATAAAAACAGAAAGCGAATACGACTACGATAAATACGGGAACGTAACAAAACTCTATGACAAGGGAGACGTAACAAACACAAATGATGACCTCATAGCGGAAATAACATACTGGAAAGGGGGAAGAGAAGAAGCGTACTTTAAAGCCCACCCCGAAAAAATACATGTCCTGCACGGAAAGACGGGAACTCTTTTGCGTAAAAGGGAGGGTGCATACGACAGCAGAACAGGAGCCTTAACGGAATTAAAACAATACACGTCGCATGGAGCATATCTTGTAAACCGCATAGAATGGACTGATGAAGGGAACATAAAAGCAGTAACAAGCCCGACAGGTAAAAGAGCCGAATACAAATACCTTGACGGCATATATCCTATCGAAATAAAAGAGATAAGTTCTAAAGGAGATAAATCTTACACAAGTAAAATAGAATGGGATCGTATTTTAGGAGTAAAACTAAAAGAAACGGATGCTGCAAACAATACAATGAGCTATAAGTACGACAACTTTGGACGGGTAACAGAGGTGAGAAGCCCCTATGACACAAGTGAAACTCCTTACGCAAAATATACATACATTACTCCATCATCTTCCTTTTGGTACACCGTAACCGAAAACAAAATAAGCACCGAAGCAAAAGACAGCGGTGTAATGAAAACAATTGTAATTCACGACGGTCTGGGACGCATAAGCTACACAGCCAAAGAAGGGGAAGTGTACATTGACGGAACGAATGACCAAACCCAAACGGGCTGGAACATCTCAAGTACAATACACTACGACAAGGCAGGACGCAAGAGTGAAGAAGGAATGCCCTTCTTTTACGGAGGGGATTTAGAAAACAATTTAAAAACCATCTCATCATATCAAGCAATAGAACAGTTTTATGAACTAAACGATTTTACAAAGATAAGAAACGGCACAAAATACGAGTATGACGATATAGACAGGAACATCTTAACTACACTTCCTGACGGACACAAACAAAAAACGGAATACTCTATAGATTCTTCTTTACAAATAACAAAAACAACCGACCCAAAAGAAAACATAAGCATAAGCAAAAAAGATGCACGGGGAAACATACGGGAAGTAGAACGCTTAGATAAAAACAATACTATATTAACCAAAGCCCGATATGAATATTCGGTGTTAGGAGAAATGCTGCGAGCATACGACGCAAACGAAAACCTTTTATCGGTAAGCTATGACTTGCTTGGAAGAAGAACCGCATTAGAAAGCAAGGATACAGGCAAAAAAGAATGGATATACGACGATAAAGGAAGGCTGCAAGCAGAAACGGATTCGGTATTAAAAAACAAGGCAGCCGAAATACGATATGAATACGACGGCTTTGACCGCATACTAAAAACAGACTATCCTTTTAGCCAAGACATAGAATACAAATACGGAGAGCCGGAACAAAAAGGTGCAGGCCGGGTAATTTATAAAAAAGACGAAACGGGAGAAACAAAATACAAATACGGCTATCTCAATGAGGTAACAAGCGAAACAAGAACCATAAACCGCTACGGAGCAGGAAGCAGCCCCGAAACTGCAAGCTTTGAATACCGCTCGGACTACCTTGGAAGAATGCAAAGCATGAAATACCCCGACGGAGAGGTCATAACCTACACCTACGACGCAGGCGGACAATTAAAGGGAGTGAGCGGAGCAAAAACTACAAACAAGGGTAGCATAAAATATTCTTATGTAGACAAAATCCTATATGATGAGCATTCACAAAGAGTGTATATAAAATACGGCAACGGAGTAGAAACGAGATATAAGTACGATGAAAAACGCCGTTGGTTAGATACAATAGAAACAAAGAACAATCAAACTCAAGACATCTTTCAAAAAATAAAGTACTCATTCGACCCTGTAGGAAACGTCCTAGGCTATAATAATGACGCAAGTACTTATGAAACAAAACAAACATACTCTTACGATAATCTTTACCAGCTTATAAGCGTAGAGGGTACAAGTAACCAATACAAGGCTAAAAAAAGCTCTGGAACAACACCTGTAAGCATTGCAAAATACAGACAAACCTTTGCCTTTGATGGCATAGGAAACATGAAAGAAAAGATAAGCACCACAAACATACCCGGTGCACAAGGGAACTCCTATCCCAAAGCTGAACTTGACTACTCGCTTCAATACGAGTATGACCCTGCCTATGCACACCGTTTAATAAAAGCAGGCAACCGTTATTACCGTTATGACGCAAACGGCAATATCACAGCCGAAAAAGACGGACCTTTCACAGATGAAGAAGAGTTTGTATTTACATACTCCTATTTTGAAGAACAAGACGTTTATGGTGCAGATTATGGCTTCGGGCTTGACGCTCCTAAAGAAACGGAACAGTCAAACCCGCAAGACCTATTTGCCTACAGGCGTAACTACACTTGGAACGAGCGAAACCTCTTAACCAAATCAAGCGACAGAAACTACACAGTCCACTACCGCTACGGCGAAGACGGACAGAGAGCTCTTAAATACACAGACGAGGGAAGAAGTGAAACGCTTTATTTTAATAACTTTTTTACGATACATATCCCGACACAAGACCAAAATAACCCGCAAGGCTTAAGAGTGCATAAGCATATCTTTGTTGGTAACAGCCGCCTTGTAACGGCAATGACGCACACCGATAACCAAGGCGACAACGAAGAGCAAAAAGTTAAAAGATATTATTACCACAGTGACCATTTGGGAAGTGCGCAATTTGTAACAGATTGGCGTGGTAAGCAATACGAGCATATAGAATACACGCCTTACGGAGAGCTGTGGATAGAGGAAGTAGCTGTGGGATTAGATAAACTGCCGTTTAGGTTTACGGGTAAGGAACTTGACGAGGAAACCGGACTGTATTACTATGGAGCAAGGTATCTTGACCCGAAGTATAGTAGGTGGTTAAGCGGTGATCCGGCGTTGAATGATTATATACCCAAGGCACCGATAAATGATGAAGCTAAGAAGCATAACGATAACCTGCCTGGAATGGGAGGGGTGTTTAATACCGTCAATCTTCATGTGTATCATTATGCAGAGAATAATCCGGTGAAGTATACTGATCCGGATGGGAAGCAGACAGCGACTGCAATACTTAATGCAAAATGGAAATGTTTAGTGCAAAATTTAAATCAATATATTGAAATGAAACATCAAGTCCAAGATAAAATTATTAAAATTAATCATGAGATTAATAGAAAAAAAGGAGAAATATATGATATCGCATTTAATTCAGTTTATAAAGAAATAAATGATTTCGTTAATTTTTATGATATCTTTGATAATAGTATCAATGCGGCTATGAGTAATAGTGGATCGTTTAATATGATGCTAATTGCTTTTTTAATTAATATTGATGTTGATGCACTAAGTGGATATCTTGTAGATGCTTATTATGCTGAAAATATGCAAACCACTGGAAATGAAGTAAATACTTCTATTTTTACTAAGTTAATGGAAATACGAGAGATGAAAGCTATAAATGCATCAAATAAAGCCGAGTTAGATAATATAGAAATAGAAATTGCAGATATAAAAAAGAAGATAAATGAATTGAAGCTAGGAGACTATTAG
- a CDS encoding tetratricopeptide repeat protein, with product MIGSTDLKKQFLFLIFTAVLCLISCKTTGSHAQNEIKAEQLSTQLESLTPGQLIELGEKYLKTGDNLKALDCFNTAIKINPSYARAYTHRGMFYTRIKAYTKAVDDLKEAVKLIPNPNPRNTEDMIAYFLYGFCHYALGNYEQAISVLSQAIVINPYYADAYNFLGLAYFNLKQYEQALKEYTSAIHFGKIVEGAQDEYYLNRGRIYGVLGDYEKAIDDFTKSIELKADVAEVYAERGNAYNLLEKYDKALNDFNQALILESRLTAAYIGCGVVYYNIGKYEESVVSFTKAEKIYPSIHIYVGRGMALTHLAKCEAAVQDFNQALKLKPMDEKIHKMRGIAYLNWGKYQEAINDFDESLKLDPNDLETRQGKEEAYMALHSNMKKHKFIMPPPKLHESPAQQNIKDAKK from the coding sequence ATGATTGGTTCTACAGATTTAAAAAAACAATTTTTATTTTTAATTTTTACGGCTGTATTGTGCTTGATAAGTTGTAAAACAACGGGAAGCCATGCGCAAAATGAAATTAAGGCGGAACAACTTTCTACACAACTTGAGTCACTCACTCCGGGACAATTGATTGAACTAGGTGAAAAATACCTTAAAACAGGAGATAATTTAAAAGCTTTGGATTGTTTTAATACTGCTATAAAAATAAACCCATCTTATGCGCGTGCCTATACACATAGAGGAATGTTCTATACAAGAATAAAGGCATACACAAAAGCAGTAGATGATTTGAAAGAAGCTGTAAAATTAATTCCCAATCCTAATCCCAGAAATACTGAGGATATGATAGCGTATTTTCTGTATGGTTTTTGCCATTATGCACTTGGAAACTATGAACAGGCAATATCGGTTCTTTCACAAGCGATAGTAATAAATCCATATTATGCAGATGCTTATAATTTTTTAGGGCTTGCATATTTCAATCTGAAACAATACGAGCAAGCTTTGAAAGAATATACATCAGCAATACATTTTGGTAAGATTGTGGAGGGGGCACAAGATGAATATTATCTTAACAGAGGACGTATATATGGTGTTCTGGGAGATTATGAAAAAGCAATAGACGATTTTACAAAATCTATAGAACTTAAAGCTGATGTTGCCGAAGTTTATGCTGAACGCGGTAATGCCTATAATCTTTTAGAAAAATATGATAAAGCGCTCAATGATTTTAATCAGGCATTGATATTGGAAAGTCGTCTTACTGCTGCATATATTGGTTGTGGAGTGGTGTATTACAATATAGGAAAATATGAAGAATCGGTTGTTTCGTTTACAAAAGCCGAAAAAATATATCCGTCTATTCATATCTATGTGGGACGTGGTATGGCATTAACTCACTTAGCAAAATGTGAAGCGGCAGTACAGGATTTTAATCAGGCATTAAAGTTAAAACCGATGGATGAGAAGATCCATAAAATGCGCGGAATTGCGTATTTAAATTGGGGAAAATATCAAGAAGCAATAAATGATTTTGATGAAAGCCTAAAATTAGATCCTAATGATTTAGAAACACGTCAAGGCAAAGAAGAAGCATATATGGCGTTACATTCAAATATGAAAAAACATAAATTTATTATGCCTCCGCCAAAATTGCATGAGAGTCCGGCTCAGCAAAACATCAAGGATGCAAAGAAATAG
- a CDS encoding RHS repeat domain-containing protein: MKTKLSIYSQPTYLFRTAIEREQKQFIKIAFAVHLSAVISAERYRSDSGALKSAVFNFVFFVMLKNKIEQSAKRKLLLDSPTDRTFENRRSRYKEPSKNKAEAYRVYVEHLFLRSDAGDVRIFSKEETGLYYYGARYLDPKYSRWLSGDPALNDYIPKAPIDDEAKKHNENLPGMGGVFNTVNLHVYHYAGNNPVKYMDPDGRDIETIKETIKISIDLSKQLDPLFKKSNPNNLMSETDAIKKVNDIKVLLTNMVDLAKNDPVTFVATLALEGFCVGIALDSGLVDLNKELKEKGIDIIGMNFSGSINLSSGADLKYAAQFQPNFGDSFDLGINLTGNLNKAIGDKHSLSFGTSANFTIPSKPIPNMQLYFSYKVQL; the protein is encoded by the coding sequence ATGAAAACAAAACTTAGCATTTATTCACAGCCTACCTATCTCTTTCGGACAGCGATTGAAAGGGAGCAAAAGCAATTTATAAAAATTGCTTTTGCTGTACATCTTTCCGCAGTAATTTCTGCGGAAAGATACCGAAGCGATAGCGGAGCCCTGAAAAGCGCGGTGTTCAATTTTGTTTTCTTCGTAATGCTAAAAAACAAAATTGAGCAGTCCGCCAAAAGAAAGTTATTACTAGACAGCCCCACTGACAGAACTTTTGAAAATAGGCGGAGCAGATACAAGGAGCCTAGTAAAAATAAAGCGGAGGCGTATCGGGTATACGTCGAGCATTTATTTTTGCGTAGCGACGCAGGAGATGTCCGCATATTTTCAAAAGAGGAGACGGGACTGTACTATTATGGAGCGAGGTATCTTGATCCGAAGTATAGTAGGTGGCTGTCAGGCGATCCGGCGTTAAATGATTATATACCCAAAGCTCCCATTGACGATGAGGCTAAAAAGCATAACGAGAACTTGCCGGGTATGGGTGGTGTGTTTAATACTGTCAATTTGCACGTGTATCATTATGCGGGGAATAATCCGGTGAAGTATATGGATCCAGATGGACGGGATATAGAAACTATTAAAGAAACTATAAAAATATCTATAGATTTGAGTAAACAGTTGGATCCTTTATTTAAAAAGTCTAATCCAAATAATCTGATGTCTGAAACAGATGCGATTAAAAAGGTAAACGATATAAAAGTATTACTTACTAATATGGTAGATCTTGCAAAAAACGACCCTGTGACTTTTGTTGCAACTCTTGCGCTGGAAGGTTTTTGTGTCGGTATTGCTTTAGATTCAGGACTAGTCGATTTAAATAAAGAGTTAAAAGAAAAAGGTATTGATATCATAGGGATGAACTTTTCAGGTTCTATTAACTTGTCTTCGGGTGCAGACCTTAAGTATGCTGCACAATTTCAACCAAACTTTGGTGACAGCTTTGACCTAGGTATAAATCTCACTGGAAATTTAAATAAGGCGATTGGTGATAAACATTCTCTTTCATTTGGAACCTCAGCCAATTTTACAATTCCGTCTAAGCCGATACCAAATATGCAACTCTATTTTTCATATAAAGTACAATTATGA
- a CDS encoding RHS repeat domain-containing protein: MKVVVRCLLKEPNYLFRTAIAREQKQFIQIAFAVHLSAVISAERYRSESGALKNAVSVFVYFYIVLMVHKYRQSAKRKLLLNSPTDRTFENRWSRYKEPSKNKAEAYLVYVEHLFLRSDAGDARIFSKEEDVYGIDYGFGLDAPKETEQTNPQDLFAYRRNYTWNERNLLTKSSDRNYTVHYRYGEDGQRALKYTDEGRSETLYFNNFFTIHIPTQDQNNPQGLRVHKHIFVGNSRLVTAMTHTDNSGDNDEQKAKRYYYHSDHLGSAQFVTDWRGKQYEHIEYTPYGELWVEEVAAGLDKLPFRFTGKELDEETGLYYYGARYLDPKYSRWLSGDPALGEYIPQAPVNDEAKKHNENLPGMGGVYNTVNLHVYHYAGNNPVKYTDPDGKVLHVAIGALLGAAVSVASVAVNDWLTGNISSASTYIGAAVGGAASGAIIAGTGNGYIAGAVGSSIGDLTKQMIDNKGDITKIDVKELITVTAIGTATGALSNNSVPGITSGKGSMLAVSKQISTKLANGTIKNISTKTAAKIALARCTNCALVEGNAFALLLSKGVEKMENYLQIVDKQQNQSSILYITNGE; the protein is encoded by the coding sequence ATGAAAGTAGTAGTTAGATGTTTATTGAAAGAACCCAACTATCTTTTTCGGACAGCGATTGCAAGGGAGCAAAAGCAATTTATACAAATTGCTTTTGCTGTACATCTTTCCGCAGTAATTTCTGCGGAAAGATACCGAAGCGAAAGCGGAGCCCTGAAAAACGCGGTGTCGGTATTTGTGTACTTTTATATTGTATTGATGGTACACAAATACCGGCAGTCCGCCAAAAGAAAATTATTATTAAACAGTCCCACTGACAGGACTTTTGAAAATAGGTGGAGCAGATACAAGGAGCCTAGTAAAAATAAAGCGGAGGCGTATCTGGTATACGTCGAGCATTTATTTTTACGTAGTGACGCAGGAGATGCCCGCATATTTTCAAAAGAAGAAGATGTATACGGAATAGATTACGGCTTCGGCCTTGACGCACCTAAAGAAACCGAGCAAACAAACCCTCAAGACCTATTTGCTTATCGAAGAAACTACACATGGAACGAGCGAAACCTCTTAACCAAATCAAGCGACAGAAACTACACAGTACACTACCGCTACGGCGAAGACGGACAGAGAGCACTTAAATACACAGACGAGGGGCGAAGCGAAACCTTATACTTTAATAACTTCTTTACGATACACATACCGACGCAAGACCAAAACAACCCTCAAGGCTTAAGAGTACACAAACACATATTTGTAGGTAACTCACGGCTTGTAACCGCTATGACCCACACAGATAATAGTGGAGACAACGATGAACAAAAAGCAAAGCGTTACTACTACCACAGCGATCATTTAGGAAGCGCACAATTCGTAACAGATTGGCGAGGTAAACAATATGAACACATAGAGTACACGCCTTACGGAGAACTCTGGGTTGAGGAAGTAGCTGCAGGCTTGGATAAGTTACCGTTTAGGTTTACGGGGAAAGAGCTTGACGAAGAGACGGGGCTTTACTATTATGGAGCGAGGTACCTTGACCCGAAGTATAGTAGATGGCTGAGTGGTGATCCTGCATTAGGGGAGTATATACCGCAAGCTCCTGTAAATGACGAAGCAAAGAAACACAATGAAAACCTGCCTGGCATGGGTGGTGTATACAACACGGTAAACCTTCATGTGTATCATTATGCAGGAAATAATCCTGTTAAGTATACTGATCCGGATGGGAAAGTTTTACATGTTGCAATAGGTGCTTTATTAGGAGCAGCAGTAAGTGTTGCGTCAGTTGCAGTTAATGATTGGTTAACAGGTAATATAAGTAGTGCAAGCACATATATAGGGGCAGCTGTAGGAGGAGCAGCTTCAGGTGCTATTATTGCTGGCACAGGTAATGGGTATATAGCAGGTGCGGTAGGTAGTAGTATTGGAGATTTGACTAAACAAATGATAGATAATAAAGGTGATATTACAAAAATAGATGTTAAAGAATTAATTACAGTTACAGCAATTGGAACTGCAACAGGTGCATTAAGTAATAATTCAGTGCCAGGAATAACATCAGGAAAAGGTTCAATGCTGGCGGTTTCAAAGCAAATTTCTACTAAATTAGCAAATGGTACAATAAAAAATATCAGTACAAAAACAGCTGCAAAAATTGCTCTTGCAAGATGTACTAATTGTGCATTAGTCGAAGGCAACGCTTTTGCATTACTTTTATCAAAAGGAGTGGAAAAAATGGAAAACTATTTGCAAATTGTCGATAAACAGCAAAATCAATCAAGTATTTTATATATAACAAATGGTGAATAG
- a CDS encoding RHS repeat domain-containing protein, which produces MKTELYFYPQPNYLIRTAIAREQKQFIKIAFAVHLSAVISAERYRSDSVALKSAVLTLVYFYIIMIVHKCQQSAKRKLLLNKNNLSEVFPLTVGSGKTMPFGNRWSRYKELGKKVPQAYRVYVEDTFLPCDAGDARIFSKEGNMTNKLSTTNIPGSQGNSYPKAELDYNLNYEYDPAYAHRLIRAGTRYYRYDANGNITAEKDGPFTDEEEFVFTYSYFEEQDVYGADYGFGLDAPKETEQSNPQDLFAYRRNYTWNERNLLTKSSDRNYTVHYRYGEDGQRALKYTDEGRSETLYFNNFFTIHIPTQDQNNPQGLRVHKHIFVGNSRLVTAMTHTDNSGDNDEQKAKRYYYHSDHLGSAQFVTDWRGRQYEHIEYTPYGELWIEEVAAGLDKLPFRFTGKELDEETGLYYYGARYLDPKYSRWLSGDPALNDYMAGSSVGEGGIYNTVNFNVYHYGGNNPIKYVDPTGNDHIAGNQYTGGTLDWYFKMQNLNQSNNKHSADQNLLENRVIMGTNNIPDYGPCFIMSLFGIAQTRTGKNMTAEQVTTGIGYLIENDIVGMEKNKEYLVKNAIAIINYALNILGSDEQALKAKNANEAQASTVKTEKNTYGYGHFGEGDSEGKLVWDPLGEITIINIDRIDYFKFQTKEIKE; this is translated from the coding sequence ATGAAAACAGAACTTTATTTTTACCCACAGCCTAACTATCTCATTCGGACAGCGATTGCAAGGGAGCAAAAGCAATTTATCAAAATTGCTTTTGCTGTACATCTTTCCGCAGTAATTTCTGCGGAAAGGTACCGAAGCGATAGCGTAGCCCTGAAAAGCGCGGTGCTGACACTTGTGTACTTTTACATAATTATGATAGTGCACAAGTGTCAGCAGTCCGCCAAAAGAAAGTTATTATTAAATAAAAACAACTTATCGGAGGTTTTTCCGCTTACGGTAGGAAGCGGAAAAACGATGCCTTTTGGAAATAGGTGGAGCAGATACAAGGAGTTAGGCAAAAAAGTACCGCAGGCGTATCGGGTATACGTCGAGGACACTTTTTTGCCGTGCGACGCAGGAGATGCCCGCATATTTTCAAAAGAAGGCAACATGACCAATAAGCTAAGCACCACAAACATACCCGGCTCTCAAGGGAACTCGTATCCAAAAGCTGAACTTGACTATAACTTGAATTACGAGTATGACCCGGCTTATGCACACAGATTAATAAGAGCCGGAACTAGATACTATCGATATGATGCGAACGGCAATATAACGGCAGAAAAAGACGGGCCCTTTACCGATGAAGAAGAGTTTGTATTTACATACTCATATTTTGAAGAACAAGACGTATACGGTGCAGACTACGGATTTGGGCTTGACGCTCCTAAAGAAACGGAACAGTCAAACCCGCAAGACCTATTTGCCTACAGGCGTAACTACACTTGGAACGAGCGCAACCTCTTAACCAAATCGAGCGACAGAAACTACACAGTACACTACCGCTACGGCGAAGACGGACAGAGGGCACTTAAATACACAGACGAGGGGCGAAGTGAAACCTTATACTTTAACAATTTTTTCACAATACACATACCAACACAAGACCAGAACAACCCTCAAGGACTACGTGTACACAAACACATCTTCGTAGGAAACTCACGTCTTGTAACCGCCATGACCCACACAGATAATAGTGGAGACAACGACGAACAAAAGGCAAAGCGTTACTATTACCATTCAGACCATTTAGGAAGCGCTCAATTTGTAACAGATTGGCGAGGCAGACAGTACGAACACATAGAGTATACACCCTACGGAGAACTTTGGATAGAAGAAGTTGCTGCAGGGTTGGATAAACTGCCGTTTAGGTTTACGGGGAAAGAACTTGACGAGGAGACGGGACTGTACTACTATGGGGCGAGGTATCTTGATCCGAAGTATAGTAGGTGGCTGAGTGGTGATCCTGCACTGAATGATTACATGGCTGGTTCTTCTGTAGGAGAGGGCGGTATATATAATACGGTAAACTTTAACGTATACCATTACGGTGGCAATAACCCAATTAAATATGTAGATCCTACGGGAAATGATCATATTGCCGGTAATCAATATACCGGCGGAACATTAGATTGGTACTTCAAAATGCAGAATTTGAACCAATCTAATAATAAACATTCTGCCGATCAAAATTTACTTGAAAATCGAGTTATTATGGGAACAAATAATATCCCTGACTACGGACCATGTTTTATTATGAGTTTATTTGGAATAGCGCAAACTCGAACGGGGAAAAATATGACGGCTGAACAAGTAACTACGGGAATTGGCTATCTTATTGAAAATGATATTGTTGGTATGGAAAAAAATAAGGAATATTTAGTAAAGAATGCTATAGCTATAATAAATTATGCCTTGAATATTTTAGGAAGCGATGAACAAGCCTTAAAGGCAAAAAATGCTAATGAAGCTCAAGCTTCAACGGTAAAAACAGAAAAAAATACTTATGGCTATGGACATTTTGGAGAAGGTGATTCGGAAGGGAAATTAGTGTGGGATCCTTTAGGTGAAATTACCATTATAAATATTGATAGAATTGATTATTTCAAATTTCAAACAAAGGAGATAAAAGAATGA